A window of the Lactuca sativa cultivar Salinas chromosome 5, Lsat_Salinas_v11, whole genome shotgun sequence genome harbors these coding sequences:
- the LOC111900652 gene encoding U-box domain-containing protein 9 codes for MAKSGVFERDPTAAAKVTTDNLKKELQRLVKSIVEESSPDEEIGFGFIDCIDRATQTLQSLKDLKEGMKHRSYDNTSFDSCPQEFNCPLSKEIMRDPVIISSGKTYDRASIQKWLKAGNRTCPKTQQVLTHTILTPNHLVRDMITQWCKNRGVRLPGPLVYSDQNLATEPNQSLFRSLLNKLSSSLPDQKEAASSLRSLTKRIPSFRAFFGESDDAIPQLLAPLSVIKPETETHRDLQEDLITTLLNLSIHDNNKKIVAETPNAIPILLDALRLGTIETRSNAAATLFTLSALDSNKSLIGKSGALKPLIDLLDEGHVIAMKDAASAIFNLCIVHENKSRAVRDGAVTVILKKIGERVQVDELLAILAMLSSNQKAVEEMSDLGAVSCLFSLIKETSCDRNKENCIAILHTICFNDRTQWREMKEEESKYGTLSRVAGDGTSRAKRKANGILDRINRPINRTHTA; via the exons atgGCGAAAAGTGGGGTGTTTGAAAGAGATCCGACTGCAGCAGCGAAGGTGACGACCGACAACTTGAAGAAGGAATTACAGAGACTTGTTAAGTCGATTGTGGAGGAATCTTCACCAGATGAAGAAATTGGATTTGGATTTATAGATTGTATTGATAGAGCCACTCAAACTTTGCAGAGTTTGAAGGATTTGAAAGAGGGAATGAAACATCGATCATATGATAATACCAGTTTTGATTCGTGTCCTCAAGAATTCAATTGCCCTCTTTCGAAAGAAATCATGAGAGACCCAGTTATCATCTCTTCCGGAAAA ACATACGATAGAGCTTCAAtccaaaaatggctaaaagcagGGAACAGAACTTGCCCCAAAACCCAACAAGTTCTTACGCACACAATTCTAACTCCAAATCATCTTGTTCGCGATATGATCACGCAATGGTGCAAGAATCGCGGTGTTCGATTGCCGGGTCCTCTGGTCTACTCCGATCAAAATCTGGCGACCGAACCGAATCAGAGTCTTTTCCGGTCACTTCTCAACAAGTTATCATCGAGTCTTCCCGATCAGAAAGAAGCCGCAAGTTCATTACGTTCATTAACAAAACGAATCCCATCTTTCCGTGCATTTTTCGGCGAATCTGATGATGCGATACCTCAATTGCTAGCCCCATTGTCAGTGATCAAACCCGAAACGGAAACTCACCGTGATCTTCAAGAAGATTTGATCACAACCCTTTTGAATCTATCGATTCACGACAACAACAAGAAAATCGTCGCCGAAACACCAAACGCGATTCCAATTTTACTGGACGCGTTAAGATTGGGAACAATAGAGACTCGAAGCAATGCAGCTGCAACCCTTTTCACTCTATCCGCCCTCGATTCCAACAAATCACTCATCGGAAAATCCGGCGCTTTAAAACCGCTGATCGATCTTTTAGACGAAGGGCACGTAATCGCAATGAAAGATGCCGCTTCGGCGATCTTCAATTTATGCATCGTCCATGAAAACAAAAGTCGAGCTGTGCGCGACGGAGCTGTAACCgtgattttaaagaaaatcggcGAGAGGGTTCAAGTCGACGAGTTATTGGCCATTCTTGCGATGCTTTCGAGCAACCAGAAGGCGGTGGAGGAGATGAGTGATCTCGGTGCAGTTTCTTGTTTGTTTTCTTTGATCAAGGAGACAAGTTGCGATCGGAACAAGGAGAACTGTATCGCAATCCTGCACACAATTTGTTTCAATGATCGGACGCAGTGGAGGGAGATGAAGGAGGAAGAAAGTAAGTACGGGACTCTGTCTAGGGTTGCCGGAGATGGGACTTCGAGAGCCAAACGGAAAGCCAATGGGATTCTTGATCGGATTAATAGACCGATTAATCGCACTCATACTGCTTGA